From the genome of Bartonella sp. M0283:
TCAACATGGAATATTCGGCAAAATGGCCGAATATAACGGTTAAGAAAGATCAGCTTCCCGAAGCAACTGAAATGGACGGCGTTACCGGAAAACTTGAAAAATATTTCTCGCCCAAGCCTGGAAGCGGTGATTAGGCATACAAATAGTTGAACTTGACTGCCGGATGATTGATTTCGTTGGATTTTTGTGTTAAGGTTTTGCCGTTAAGCCGATACTGAATGTCTTTGACGTTTCTTTTTCTCATCGAAAGGTGTTTTAATCAGGCATAGTTCGCGTCGTATCGTGGATGTTTTCATCACGTGCAGTTGAATGATGCAAGATTGGGTGGACTTATCGGAACATTTGCTTTGCAAATGTACAAAAGCTTGTTGCGCGGGATAAGTCGGAAGTAATGTTGAAAATTCGGGGATCGGATAAGGCTCCATGTTTTTGGAGCCTTCAACCTGTGTTTGTCGGCAACAATGCCGAGCACAAATGGAGTTGGTTAAAAATATGTCATCCCCCAAGAAAAAATCCCCGGCACGGCACGGGTTCAAGGCTCAAGAATACATCGTCTATCCTGCCCACGGTGTTGGCCAGATTGTTGCTATTGAAGAACAGGAAGTTGCAGGTCTCAAGCTTGAACTGTTTGTCATCCATTTTGAAAAAGATAAAATGCATGTCAAAGTTCCGGTTGCCAAAGCTCTTTCGATTGGCATGCGCAAATTGTCCGAGACCGATTTTGTTGACCGCGCGTTGAAAGTGCTACAGGGGCGGGCACGTATCAAGCGGACAATGTGGTCTCGTCGTGCACAGGAATATGACGCAAAAATCAATTCGGGTGATTTGATTTCGATCGCCGAAGTGGTACGGGATCTTTTCCGTGCTGAAAATCAGCCTGAACAATCCTATTCGGAGCGTCAGCTTTATGAAGCAGCGCTTGATCGCATGGCTCGCGAAATTGCTGTTGTCAACAAGATTTCGGAAACAGAAGCCGTTCGCGCAATCGAAGTCAATCTTGCCAAGAGCCCGAAGCGCAGCGCTAAAAGTGATGCTGACGGTGATGTCGATATTGATGTTGATGGAGAAGACAGCGAGAACGTGGCTGCTTGACCATAATTGGCGTGACAGCCAACAATATAGTCTTTGATATTTTTAAAAGCCCGCTTTTAAAGCGGGCTTTTTATTTTTCAATGATTTAAATTTATCAAGAAAACACGTAATAATTGCAAAAAATCTATCGAAAATTGAATTATTTTAACTTTTAGTTGTTTTTTTATGGAACCAACTCTTTCGGCAGACGTTAGCAGCCTGAAAGGAAAATAGCGTTTTGTTTTCCTGCTAACACTTTTCCTACCGAGGGGGGCAATCATGTCCAACATCTCCACGTCAACGCAAGTGACGACAAATTTCAATTCGGGTAACGACAATACACTTGGTCGGAATATGATGCGTTCGGCTATGAAGGCTCCCTACCTCGAACGACAGGATGAACATATGCTCGCATTGCGCTGGAGGGATGACCAGGACAGCGTTGCCATGCATAAGATTGCCGTTTCCCATATGAGACTGGTCATTTCAATAGCGGGTAAATTCAAACATTTCAAATTACCTTTGGGGGATCTGGTGCAGGAGGGATATGTCGGGCTCCTTGAAGCAGCCGCCCGTTTTGATCCTGAACGTGAAGTGCGCTTTTCCACCTATGCGACATGGTGGATAAGGGCGTCTATTCAAGATTACATTTTGCGTAACTGGTCAATTGTTCGCGGTGGTACAAGTTCGGCCCAAAAGGCATTGTTTTTCAATTTGCGACGTTTGCGTACCAAGCTTGCAGCCGAAGATAGAACCATGACGAAACAGGATATCTATCGCAATATATCGGAAAAGCTCGGCGTTTCCGTTTCTGATGTCGAAACAATGGATTTCCGTTTTTCGACAACCGATAATTCATTGAGCGCTCCGATGATCGGCGATGATGAAAATTCTGGCAGCAAAATGGATTCGCTCATTGATAATCACCCGTTGCAAGACGAGCTTGTCGAGGACGAAATTGATGGACAACGCCGCTCAAAATGGCTTCATGATGCTCTTCAGATTTTGAATGAAAGAGAACTTCAAATTATCCGTCATCGACGTTTGAAGGATGAAGGCGCAACACTTGAAGCCTTGGGCGAAGAAATGGGCATTTCCAAGGAACGTGTTCGTCAGATAGAAGCAAGGGCATTGGAAAAATTGCGTAATTGCCTTCTTTCTGTTAACACTGTCGATGCTTATCAGGTTTAACTGCTAAAAGAACGCGTTTCGTCATCTCAAGGCGATCCTGCTACAACAAGGGTGAATACCTGACAGGATCACAGGGTAGAATTGGCCAGGAGAATCGGTTTGTCACCGTTTGACAAAAACGCGCATATTGAACAAAAATTACTCGCATATTCTATTCTGGCAACGATAGTTCTGGCAGTTGCAGCGATCATCACGGGCATTCTTTCGGGGGCTTCATCTATTATTTTCGACGGGATGTATTCGTCGATTGATTGTCTATTCAGTATTGCTGCGCTTCTCGTTGTCCGGCTCATCGAGATTGACGTAAACCGGAGGAGCCGCAAGGCTCCCAAATTTGTCGAACGCTTTCAATACGGTTTTTGGCATCTCGAACCAATGCTGCTTGCAATTAATGGCTTATCTTTAATGATTGCCATTATTTATGCTTTGTTCGAAGCTGTTGGTAAAATTTTGAATGGCGGGAAACTTCCGCATTTCGATGCCGCTATTGGGTTTTCGATCTTTGCAGTCATCCTTTGCTTTGCAATGGCGTTTTACGAACAATATTTCAATCGTCGGATAAAGTCGGCTTTCATAACAATTGATGTAAAGAGCTGGATTGTATCGGGTGGCATAGGCTTGGCTCTTCTATGTGCTTTTACCTTTGCCAATCTGATAGAAGGTACCGGCTACGAATGGATTTTACCCTATATTGATCCGGTTATTCTGGCGCTCATCGCGCTCATCATGTTACCAATGCCGGTTAGAACTGTTTTACGCGCCATGCGCGATATACTGATGATCACGCCGGTTGATCTTGATGAACATGTCAATAATGTTGTCGATGCCATTGTAGAAAAATATGGTTTTGTCGGTTCCCAGAATTATCTCGCCAAGGTAGGGCGGTCGACAATGATCGAGATTCATCTCATCTTGCCACATCATTATAAAATTGCCGAAGTTGAAGAGCTCGATAAAATCCGTACCGAAATCGGCGAAAAGATAGGTCATGCGGGGCCGGATCGGTGGCTGACAGTGTCTTTTACGTCAAGTCCGCAATGGGCTTATTAAGAGAACAGAGCTTATCAAGATACGGATTTTTCGCGACCTCGTCGAAATCTATTCGGAAATAATTTTGATTCGGTCACCCGCTGATAAATTGGCTGTTGCCGGTAATGCGTTGATGATGCGCAACAGTTTTTCTTTGGCATTGGTCCCCTGCATGCGAGTCGCAACGGATGCAACAGTTTCTCCGCCTTTAATCGTCAGGACATGGATACGCAACGGTTTAAGGGCAGAAACCTCGCGAGACGAAAGAGCTTTAAAGGAAGATGTCGTGGCATTCGCCACTGAATTAAGCTCGGACGAATTTTTCGGAGCGGCCGTCAAGAACCGGAAGACGTGATTCTTGACAAAGATTACAACGACATCGAATTGCCAGCGATCATTGGCAGCATGGGCACGTGCCGCTTCTAAACCATTAATAGTAATGGCCTGTATAGTAGATGGATCAAGACCGCTTACCCAGCCGCTTTTGATATAATCGACCGGCGAGGAGCCGCGAGGGAGTGCAACACCGTCGAAACGAACAGCAATGTCATTATTTCCGCTGGCAATGACGGCGGCGGAAGAATTATCTATTGTAAATCCTTCAGGCACCGTGAAAGTAATACCCAATTTGGGATGGATAAACTGGTTTCCGCGAATATATCCTTCATCGGCGGTATCACCAAAAATCATTCCGTCAATGCCGTTCAGGAAATCTTCCCGGTCGGTTTTACCAACGCCGGGCGCTCCTACTTTGCGTGCCTGATCGGTTGCAAGCTGGATACGTTGGGGCGTTGACGGGTGACTTGCCAGAAAGTCGAGTGTTGCATCGGTTGCACCGGAAACATTCCGATAGGCAGCATAGGCTTCCATGGCTTGGAGGAAACGTGGTGAAGCAAACGGATCATAGCCGGCTTGGCCCAACATTTTTATGCCGATTGCATCCGCCTGCAATTCCTGATTGCGCGAAAATTGTGCAAGCCGCAATTTTCCACGAATTGCTGTTTCACGTTCGGCTGAATGGTCTTCCAGAACTTCACTGACGACCTGATTTGTCAGCTCCACTTCGGCTTCTTTTTGCTGGCGTAAAATACCGTGATTGGCGGTGACATGTGCCATTTCATGGGCAAGAACGGCGGCCACTTCCGATGAATCATTGGCAAGTGCAAGAAGACCGCGTGTGACATAGACATAGCCACCGGGAAGCGCGAAAGCATTGACATTGGGAGAATTCAAAATAGTAATCCGGTAGGTCTGGTCAGGTTTGTCCGAAACTGCTGTGAGCTTTCCGACAATTTTTGCAACCATCCGTTCGAGTTTCGGATCGCTATATTCACCGCCATAGGTTTGTAAGATTCGCGGATGTTGCGAGGCCCCCAATTGTGCAAGAGAATCGCCCTTGCTCACTTTGTCGACAGTAACCGGTGTGCCTGAAGGCATAAGACCGCCATCCGGTTTGTTATAATCAACAAGCTGGCAGGCTGATAATCCCGATAAACCCAAACCGATAAAAATGGCAAAGCCAATTTTCTTTGCCCGCCGCGTAAAAAGGCGTGGCAATAAATGCGACTTCATTTTTCCCAATCGTTTGTGTTTATTCATCTTGGCAGGCACTTTCCCTTGTTTACAGGGAGAACAATGATTTCCACTATGTCGAAAAAGTTGAAAATAACATGCTTTTTGAAAATTTCATCTATATTACAACAAGTAGAATTGAATTGTTATGACATATGGAGGACGATCAGACAATTTAAATAGAGGCCGAATTGATAACTGGCATAGACAATTTGAAAAAAGAAAAATCGGGAAAACCGACAAAACAAAAATGGGCGTTTGAGTGAAAAGCTTTACTGTTCTTCTTGATGGCGATCTTTATGTGACCGAACGGCTTATGAAGCAGATCGGACATAGCCATATCATCGTTGCTGACGGGGCAATCCGCTTTGTCGAAATGCTTCATGTGAAGCCGGAATTGTGGGTAGGAGATTTCGATTCGACGAAAGCCGACTTGAAGGAACGTTATAAAGATATCGAGAAGAAGTCTTTTCCCGTGGCAAAGGATAAGACCGATGGAGAACTCGCTATCGATTTTGCTTTGGAACGAGGAGCCGAACGCATTATTTTGTGTGGTGCTCTTGGTGGCAAACGTTCCGACCACGCTTTTTTCCACTTTGCTCATGCATTGGCGATGAAAGAAAATGGCATTGATGTTCTTCTAACGAGTGGCAAGGAGGAAGGATATGCTCTTCTTCCGGGAGCTTATTCATTCGATTTGCCTGCCGGCACAATTTTCAGCCTTATCGGCTTTGATGACCTCGATGGTCTCACAATCGAGGGCGCCAGATGGCCGCTTTTGAAAAAAAATGTGCCCTTTGGTTCATCATTGACTCTTTCCAATGAAGTAAACGGTCGATTGAACGTGACCCTGTCGGAGGGCAGAGCAATCTTGTTGGCAACATTGGTTTGAAGAGCATAATTGGTTTGAAGAGCATAAATTTTGCGGCGAGCTCTTTAGAAAATATTCGTTTTATCCATATGTTATATCAAGATAAGGATGAATCGAGTGCTTTGGCCTTATCTTGGTTTTGCCTTATTATTAAGACACAGTGTCGAAAAGATTAAAAAGAGAAAGAGTGAGGACATGTTTAAACGTATTTCTGTAATTGCCATGGTTTCAGCTTTGGGACTTGCAACTGTTGCCTGTTCGCCGAATGAACAGCGTACTGCCGGATATGGCGTTGGTGGTGCGGCTTTGGGCGCACTCGCAGGCGGTGCTATCAAGGGGAATGGCAAGGGTGCTTTGAGAGGTGCTGCTATCGGCGCTGCGGCAGGTACACTTGTTGGTGTTGCAACAAAGCGTAATGGCGTTCAGTATTGTAACTACCGCGATGCTTATGGGCAGATGTATCAGGCACCTTGCAACCAATACCAATAAGGTTTTAAAGACCTGAAAAATGAAGGGGTCGGTTCTGCTGGCCCTTTTTTATTTTATGTGTTTAAAAAATATATTTTGCTATTAATCGGAAAAAATAACTAAACGGAATCATAATGGCGCCTCCTCTTTTACGTCTTGATCACATTTCACTCACCTTTGGTGGTACACCATTGCTGACCGATGCTGCTCTCTCGGTCTCAAGCGGCGACCGTATTGCGCTTGTCGGGCGTAACGGTTCGGGTAAGTCGACACTTCTTAAAATTGCAGCCGGTCTTGTCGAGCCGACGGATGGCGAGATTTTCCGGCATCCCTCGGCAACAATACGCTATTTGCCGCAATCACCCGATCTTGACGGTTTTGAAAATGTGCGTGCCTATGTCGAAGCGGGACTGGGGCCTTTGGATGATGTCCACCGTGTCAGCTATATGCTTGATCATCTGGGATTGAGCGGAGAAGAAAAACCTGACCAGCTTTCAGGCGGCGAGGCGCGCCGCGCTGCATTGGCGCGCGTTATTGCACCGGCTCCCGATATTCTGCTTCTTGATGAACCGACCAACCATCTTGATCTTACCACAATCGAATGGCTCGAAGGGGAACTTAAAACAATAAGGTCAAGCATTGTATTGATTTCGCATGACCGTCGTTTTCTGGAAAACGTCTCGCAATCGACAATCTGGCTTGATCGGGGGCAAACAAAGCGCCTTGGTAAGGGATTTGCTTTTTTCGAGGAATGGCGTGACAAGCTTCTTGAAGAGGAAGAAATCGAGCAACAAAAACTCGGCCGCCAGATTGTGCGTGAAGAGCATTGGCTGCGTTATGGCGTGACAGCGCGGCGCAAACGCAATGTTCGCCGTCTCGACGAATTGCAGAAATTGCGGCAGAAATACAAGAGTTACCGCGGGCCGCAAGGCAATGCTGTCATGGAGTTGAGCGATTCACAGGAATCCGGAAAACTGGTGATTGAAGCCAAAAATATCAGCAAAGCTTACGGCGAACAGGTGCTTGTCGATCATTTTTCAACACGTATCCATCGCGGTGATAGGGTGGGACTGGTTGGTCCCAATGGCATTGGCAAAACAACATTGTTGTCCATGCTGAGCGGGGTTTTGACACCCGATAGCGGAACAGTGAAACTTGGCGTCAATCTTGAAATTGCAACGCTTGATCAAAAACGCTCGCTTGATGAAAATGAAACGCTTGCCCATTATTTGACAGACGGCCGCGGCGACAGTGTTATCGTCAATGGCGAGCAAAGACATGTCGTCTCCTATATGAAGGACTTTCTGTTTTCGCCTGAACAGGCGCGGACACCGATCAAAGAATTGTCGGGTGGCGAAAGAGCGCGGCTGATGCTGGCGCGCGTCTTGTCTCGTCCTGCAAATCTCTTGATACTCGACGAACCTACAAATGACCTTGATATGGAAACGCTTGATCTTTTGCAGGAACTTGTCAGCAATTTCCCGGGAACTGTTCTGCTTGTCAGCCACGATCGCGATTTTCTTGATCGCACGGTTACGAGTATCATTGCTCCTGAAGGCAATGGTCGCTGGCTCGAATATGCCGGTGGCTATAGCGATATGATAGCGCAAAGGAAAGGTCGGGAAATCGAGCAGAAAAACGTTGCGAAATCATCTTCGCCACAAACATCAGCTCCAGCCGAACGGGGAAAACGGGAAACCAAACAAAAGCTATCCTATAAACAGAAATATGCTTTGGAAAAATTGCCTTCGGAAATTGATGCGCTTCATGACGAGATTGCAAAGATGGAAAAAGAGTTTTCCGATCCCGACCTTTATTCAAAAAATGCCAAAAGGTTCGAGGAACTTTCGCGCCTTCTCGAACAAAAGCGAAAAGACCTTGAAATAAAGGAAAACGAGTGGCTCGAGCTTGAAATGCTGAAAGAAGAACTCGAAAAATAGTTTCATTTTTTGAAAACTATAGGGTGTCCGCCAACGCGAATTTTTTGGCATCGAAAAAATGTTGAACCGGTAAAGCTGGATAGCATGGCGCAAAAGCCCGCATAATACCGGTAATTCGTATGAGGTAACAAAAAGCCTTCCGGAAACGGAAGGCTTTCGAGTTTTTAAAAATTTAAAATCAGCTCATTCCGAGTGCATCTTTATAGAGCTGGATCATGGCTTCTTCTTCCTGACGCTCATGATCTTCTTTTTTACGCAAACGGATAATTGTGCGTACAGCCTTGCTGTCAAAACCACTTCCCTTAAGCTCGGCATAAACTTCTTTTATGTCGTCGGAAATTGTTTTCTTTTCTTCTTCAAGGCGTTCGATACGCTCGATAAAAGAACGCAACTGGCCAACGGCCACTGCTTGTTTTTCGTCTGTCACTTCACTCATGGAAATGGCCTCCAGATAAATCGTGTTCAAACGAGTCGTTAAGTCGATCGTTCAGTTTCCTGTTGATGTCCGAGTCCTGCCCTCAGAGTCAAGATGGCGGGTTTAATTTTTCACCCCCAATATTTTAGGCACGTGCCAAGTTCCAAAAATTACCAGTCGGCACGTGATGGAAAAATCTGTTTCATGTGAATCATCGGCATCCCGTTTATTTTATGAAATAGCGGTTGCAGATAATTTGCCCATTTGATCACACCTTCTTCGTCCGCTATCAAATCTTGTCGGACTTCAATCAGTATGTGGGCAATTCCCTTTGTTGTACAATGGCGATACATCGTATCGCCTTTCAATGCGCCATCATAGGGTTCGTTATCGCCAACTTTGAGCTCGGCAATTTCGTTCAAACCGGTAAATAACGGGTCGAAAGCACGTCTGTCATTGTCCCATAAAAGACCGATATGCCAAGGACGTGCTTGACCATGCCAGACGGGTGTAAAAGAATGTACTGAAACCACAAATGGATTTTTGCCACTTGCCTCTTCGACACCGGCGATTAACCGCCCGACAGCCAGGTCGTAGGGTTTATAATAGTTTTCGATTCTGCGTTGTCTTTCGGTTTCGCTCATCGGATAATTATCGGGAATAACCGAACCGTCAGACAATTGCATGATCAGCGTCGGATCATCTTGTCCGCGGTTGGGGTCAATCAAAAGTCTCGAGAAATGACTGACAACTGCAGGTGCATCAAGGCGTTTTGCAAGCTCTCTTGTAAGCTTTTCAGCACCTATATCATAGGCGATGTGACGACGAAGCTCGGAAGATTGAAGTCCAAGCGAGCCATATTCATCAGGCAAAGCGTTGCTGGCATGGTCACAGATGAGGACGAGCCCCGCTTCCATATTGCCGGGAATTTCTTCAAAGGAATAGAAATTTTCTTTCTGTTTCATTTTTTTATCATCACTTTATAATATGGCTGATTTTGAAAATCTCTGACATTGACAAATTTTACGAAACTACACAAAACACAAATGAAGTGCAAAAGAACAGCGGTCGGGACAAAATAAAACCGAAGGTGCCAGAAATGTTGTTGAAAAAGACCAGGATTATTCTCTTCGGTGTGATGATCATGCTCGCTCTTTCATGTGCGGCTCGGGCGGATTTCCGCGTCTGCAACACAACTCAGGAAGCTATTGGCGTTTCCATTGGCTACCGTGCAAAAGCCGGCTGGATGTCTGAAGGTTGGTGGGTTGTCGGTCCAACCCGTTGCAAGACGATTATTGACGGGCCTTTATCCTCTCGTTTTTATTATCTTCATGCGGAAGACGCCAAGAATCACGGGCGTTGGGATGGCCCCATCAATATGTGCGTAAAAGATTCCGAATTTACCATTAACGGTGTCAACGACTGCTTTGCACGAGGCTTTCAGAAAGCCGGTTTTCAAGAAATCGATACGGGTACGCAAACAAGCTGGATGGTTCAGCTTACAGAACCCGTGTCCAATAATCCGGCGTTAAATACGCCGCTTGTTACAGGAGCTCCCACAAAATGAAACGTAACCGTAAAGTAAAGATTGTTGCTACGCTCGGACCTGCATCGTCCGACGAAAAAATGATCGAAAAGCTTTTTTTAGCGGGGGTTGACGTTTTTCGCATCAATATGAGTCATGCCGATCATGACACAATGCGCTCTTTGGTTAAAATCATACGTCATATCGAGAAAAAACAAGGGCGTCCGATTGGTATACTTGCCGATTTGCAAGGGCCGAAATTACGTGTGGGAGAATTTGCAAAAGGCAAGGTTGATCTTGTTGCCGGTCAAACTTTCACGCTCGACAATAAAGATATTCCGGGTGACAATACCCGTGTCTATTTGCCTCACAAGGAAATTTTTGACGCGGTCAAGCCGGGCGAACGTCTGTTGATTGATGACGGTAAACTCGAGCTTCTGGCGGAGAAATGCACACATACCGCTATTGAATGCAAGGTCGTTGCCGGAACGCACATTTCTGATCGCAAAGGCGTGAGCCTGCCGGACACGCTGCTCGGTGTCGGCGCAATGACGGAAAAAGACCATAAAGATCTTCTTGCCGTTCTTGAACAACCGATTGACTGGATTGCGCTTTCCTTTATCCAGCGCCCTGAAGATATTGCCGAAGCCCGTAAAATTGCCAAAGGAAAAGTGGCGATCCTGTCAAAAATCGAAAAGCCGCAAGCCGTTCGCAGAATTAACGAGATTGTCGATTTATCCGACGCTGTTATGGTGGCACGTGGCGATCTTGGCGTTGAAATGCCGTTGGAAACGGTGCCCGGTATCCAGATGGATATTATCAAACTCTGCCGGCGCGCTGGTAAGCCGGTTGTGGTTGCAACCCAGATGCTTGAATCGATGATCACCTCACCGGTTCCCACCCGTGCTGAAGTCTCGGACGTTGCAACAGCCGTTTATGAAGGGGCTGATGCTATCATGTTGTCGGCTGAATCGGCGGCCGGTGCCTATCCGGAAGAAGCCGTTCGCACAATGGATAAAATTGCCTGCAAGATCGAACGGGATTCCAATTACGAACCGATGATTGATGCGCAACATCCTGCTCCCGAACCGACAGGTGCCGATGCGATTTCGCTTGCCGCAAGGCAAATTGCCGAAACGCTTAACCTTTCGGCCATTGTCGCTTACACGGCTTCCGGCGCGACAGGTATTCGTGCGTCTCGCGAGCGGCCGATGCCATCCATC
Proteins encoded in this window:
- a CDS encoding N-formylglutamate amidohydrolase: MKQKENFYSFEEIPGNMEAGLVLICDHASNALPDEYGSLGLQSSELRRHIAYDIGAEKLTRELAKRLDAPAVVSHFSRLLIDPNRGQDDPTLIMQLSDGSVIPDNYPMSETERQRRIENYYKPYDLAVGRLIAGVEEASGKNPFVVSVHSFTPVWHGQARPWHIGLLWDNDRRAFDPLFTGLNEIAELKVGDNEPYDGALKGDTMYRHCTTKGIAHILIEVRQDLIADEEGVIKWANYLQPLFHKINGMPMIHMKQIFPSRADW
- a CDS encoding M48 family metalloprotease, with translation MGLSGLSACQLVDYNKPDGGLMPSGTPVTVDKVSKGDSLAQLGASQHPRILQTYGGEYSDPKLERMVAKIVGKLTAVSDKPDQTYRITILNSPNVNAFALPGGYVYVTRGLLALANDSSEVAAVLAHEMAHVTANHGILRQQKEAEVELTNQVVSEVLEDHSAERETAIRGKLRLAQFSRNQELQADAIGIKMLGQAGYDPFASPRFLQAMEAYAAYRNVSGATDATLDFLASHPSTPQRIQLATDQARKVGAPGVGKTDREDFLNGIDGMIFGDTADEGYIRGNQFIHPKLGITFTVPEGFTIDNSSAAVIASGNNDIAVRFDGVALPRGSSPVDYIKSGWVSGLDPSTIQAITINGLEAARAHAANDRWQFDVVVIFVKNHVFRFLTAAPKNSSELNSVANATTSSFKALSSREVSALKPLRIHVLTIKGGETVASVATRMQGTNAKEKLLRIINALPATANLSAGDRIKIISE
- a CDS encoding DUF2312 domain-containing protein — encoded protein: MSEVTDEKQAVAVGQLRSFIERIERLEEEKKTISDDIKEVYAELKGSGFDSKAVRTIIRLRKKEDHERQEEEAMIQLYKDALGMS
- a CDS encoding RNA polymerase factor sigma-32, with amino-acid sequence MSNISTSTQVTTNFNSGNDNTLGRNMMRSAMKAPYLERQDEHMLALRWRDDQDSVAMHKIAVSHMRLVISIAGKFKHFKLPLGDLVQEGYVGLLEAAARFDPEREVRFSTYATWWIRASIQDYILRNWSIVRGGTSSAQKALFFNLRRLRTKLAAEDRTMTKQDIYRNISEKLGVSVSDVETMDFRFSTTDNSLSAPMIGDDENSGSKMDSLIDNHPLQDELVEDEIDGQRRSKWLHDALQILNERELQIIRHRRLKDEGATLEALGEEMGISKERVRQIEARALEKLRNCLLSVNTVDAYQV
- a CDS encoding DUF1036 domain-containing protein is translated as MLLKKTRIILFGVMIMLALSCAARADFRVCNTTQEAIGVSIGYRAKAGWMSEGWWVVGPTRCKTIIDGPLSSRFYYLHAEDAKNHGRWDGPINMCVKDSEFTINGVNDCFARGFQKAGFQEIDTGTQTSWMVQLTEPVSNNPALNTPLVTGAPTK
- a CDS encoding cation diffusion facilitator family transporter, producing MSPFDKNAHIEQKLLAYSILATIVLAVAAIITGILSGASSIIFDGMYSSIDCLFSIAALLVVRLIEIDVNRRSRKAPKFVERFQYGFWHLEPMLLAINGLSLMIAIIYALFEAVGKILNGGKLPHFDAAIGFSIFAVILCFAMAFYEQYFNRRIKSAFITIDVKSWIVSGGIGLALLCAFTFANLIEGTGYEWILPYIDPVILALIALIMLPMPVRTVLRAMRDILMITPVDLDEHVNNVVDAIVEKYGFVGSQNYLAKVGRSTMIEIHLILPHHYKIAEVEELDKIRTEIGEKIGHAGPDRWLTVSFTSSPQWAY
- the pyk gene encoding pyruvate kinase: MKRNRKVKIVATLGPASSDEKMIEKLFLAGVDVFRINMSHADHDTMRSLVKIIRHIEKKQGRPIGILADLQGPKLRVGEFAKGKVDLVAGQTFTLDNKDIPGDNTRVYLPHKEIFDAVKPGERLLIDDGKLELLAEKCTHTAIECKVVAGTHISDRKGVSLPDTLLGVGAMTEKDHKDLLAVLEQPIDWIALSFIQRPEDIAEARKIAKGKVAILSKIEKPQAVRRINEIVDLSDAVMVARGDLGVEMPLETVPGIQMDIIKLCRRAGKPVVVATQMLESMITSPVPTRAEVSDVATAVYEGADAIMLSAESAAGAYPEEAVRTMDKIACKIERDSNYEPMIDAQHPAPEPTGADAISLAARQIAETLNLSAIVAYTASGATGIRASRERPMPSIIALSPITETARRLALVWGLHCVVTEDAHNLDDMVERAAAIALREGYSVPGDRIIVTAGVPLGTPGATNMLRIAYVAKEDGKRR
- a CDS encoding glycine zipper 2TM domain-containing protein yields the protein MFKRISVIAMVSALGLATVACSPNEQRTAGYGVGGAALGALAGGAIKGNGKGALRGAAIGAAAGTLVGVATKRNGVQYCNYRDAYGQMYQAPCNQYQ
- a CDS encoding thiamine diphosphokinase, with amino-acid sequence MKSFTVLLDGDLYVTERLMKQIGHSHIIVADGAIRFVEMLHVKPELWVGDFDSTKADLKERYKDIEKKSFPVAKDKTDGELAIDFALERGAERIILCGALGGKRSDHAFFHFAHALAMKENGIDVLLTSGKEEGYALLPGAYSFDLPAGTIFSLIGFDDLDGLTIEGARWPLLKKNVPFGSSLTLSNEVNGRLNVTLSEGRAILLATLV
- a CDS encoding CarD family transcriptional regulator, whose translation is MSSPKKKSPARHGFKAQEYIVYPAHGVGQIVAIEEQEVAGLKLELFVIHFEKDKMHVKVPVAKALSIGMRKLSETDFVDRALKVLQGRARIKRTMWSRRAQEYDAKINSGDLISIAEVVRDLFRAENQPEQSYSERQLYEAALDRMAREIAVVNKISETEAVRAIEVNLAKSPKRSAKSDADGDVDIDVDGEDSENVAA